From the Cupriavidus necator N-1 genome, one window contains:
- a CDS encoding AAA family ATPase, giving the protein MDYFLLHATQGEVKDWLGRVLGGLGTLVAEGGAQEAFLERAAQLRPGLVFLHFSTELAGASARLGEQLLRLFPGLPLVAVGHADEPGIMLAALRVGVKDFIDLRDAPADAEAVVKRLAVPGEQVRPAQSVRQGKIVALLGARPGVGVTSLAVNLAAAARRHLPLNEKTDARAEVLLLDLGLPARDGALYLNLSPGFHFVEAVRNLRRFDQVFVQTALTRHGNGVCVLPLPAALGELRDISYSEASSLLERLRAFFDMQIIDLGGFGNAEFTAQIFKAADSVVLVADQSVGAIVSAAELVHELRAREVERDDLHLLVSRFDARLGVDAAQIAQRVGVQSVGTLPDSRAPLVLAMNRGAVLADDDPHDPYVRALADLLARLGYRAAQARETSLLARMKDKLPEALRAVRVARTGS; this is encoded by the coding sequence ATGGACTATTTTCTGTTGCATGCAACGCAGGGCGAAGTGAAGGACTGGCTGGGCAGGGTCCTGGGCGGGCTGGGCACGCTGGTGGCTGAAGGCGGCGCCCAGGAAGCCTTTCTCGAGCGCGCGGCCCAGCTGCGCCCGGGGCTGGTGTTCCTGCATTTCTCGACGGAACTGGCCGGCGCGTCGGCGCGGCTGGGCGAGCAGCTGCTGCGGCTCTTCCCAGGCCTGCCGCTGGTCGCGGTGGGCCACGCCGACGAGCCCGGCATCATGCTGGCGGCGCTGCGCGTGGGCGTGAAGGATTTTATCGACCTGCGCGACGCGCCGGCCGATGCCGAGGCCGTGGTCAAGCGCCTGGCCGTGCCGGGCGAGCAGGTGCGCCCGGCCCAGTCGGTGCGCCAGGGCAAGATCGTGGCGCTGCTGGGCGCACGCCCCGGCGTGGGCGTGACCAGCCTGGCCGTGAACCTAGCGGCGGCGGCACGCCGCCACCTGCCGCTGAACGAAAAGACCGATGCGCGCGCCGAAGTGCTGCTGCTGGACCTGGGCCTGCCGGCGCGCGACGGCGCGCTGTACCTGAACCTAAGTCCGGGCTTCCACTTTGTCGAGGCGGTGCGCAACCTGCGCCGCTTCGACCAGGTCTTCGTGCAGACCGCGCTTACGCGCCACGGCAACGGCGTGTGCGTGCTGCCCCTGCCCGCGGCGCTGGGCGAGCTGCGCGACATCTCCTACTCCGAAGCCAGCAGCCTGCTGGAGCGGCTGCGCGCGTTCTTCGACATGCAGATCATCGACCTGGGCGGCTTCGGCAATGCCGAATTCACCGCGCAAATCTTCAAGGCCGCCGACAGCGTGGTGCTGGTAGCCGACCAGAGCGTGGGCGCGATCGTCTCGGCCGCGGAGCTGGTGCATGAACTGCGCGCGCGCGAGGTGGAGCGCGACGACCTGCACCTGCTGGTGTCGCGCTTCGATGCGCGCCTGGGAGTGGATGCCGCGCAGATCGCGCAGCGCGTGGGCGTGCAGTCGGTGGGCACGCTGCCTGACAGCCGCGCGCCGCTAGTGCTGGCCATGAACCGCGGCGCGGTGCTGGCCGACGACGATCCGCACGACCCCTATGTGCGCGCGCTGGCCGACCTGCTGGCGCGACTGGGCTACCGCGCGGCGCAGGCCAGGGAAACCAGCCTGCTGGCGCGGATGAAGGACAAACTGCCTGAGGCGCTGCGCGCGGTGCGCGTGGCACGCACTGGAAGCTGA
- a CDS encoding CpaF family protein: protein MTQAIEFSDNTPAPFPVSQEFQNIKEAAHEHLLTRIEELGAEFGRWSRTAIQRFVDLELESFTRLRRIPINEAELRQIAEALTKELAGFGPIEDLLNDPAVEDILVNGHLDVYVSRHGVLERIPVRFTDSGHLLRIVRRILAPIGRRLDESNPMVDARLPDGGRINVVIPPLALEGPVVSIRKFRKDPMTPADLQALGTMSPEICDLLQAAVQARCNILVSGGTSSGKTSLLNALATFVPTTERVITIEDTAELALNHPHVVRLESRPGGFEGTGAVSIRDLLRNSLRMRPDRIIVGEVRGGEVLEMLQAMSTGHDGSMGTIHASSPRECLYRLEMLAGFAGFQGSEASLRRQIANAIDFIVQIARLSNGKRRIVSITEITGLGDNIISTQELYRHEPFMNPDGTETDRWLSLGLLPHSPKLARMRGQGFMLDDRFDV, encoded by the coding sequence ATGACGCAAGCGATTGAATTCTCCGACAATACCCCCGCACCGTTCCCGGTCTCGCAGGAATTCCAGAACATCAAGGAAGCGGCGCACGAGCACCTGCTGACCCGCATCGAAGAGCTTGGCGCGGAGTTCGGCCGCTGGTCGCGCACCGCGATCCAGCGCTTTGTCGACCTGGAGCTAGAGAGCTTTACCCGGTTGCGCCGCATCCCCATCAACGAGGCCGAGCTGCGCCAGATTGCCGAGGCGCTGACCAAGGAGCTGGCCGGCTTCGGGCCGATCGAAGACCTGCTCAACGACCCCGCGGTGGAAGACATCCTGGTCAACGGCCACCTTGACGTCTACGTGTCGCGCCACGGCGTGCTGGAGCGCATCCCGGTGCGCTTTACCGACAGCGGCCACCTGCTGCGCATCGTGCGCCGCATCCTGGCGCCGATCGGCAGGCGGCTGGATGAGTCCAACCCGATGGTCGATGCGCGCCTGCCCGACGGCGGCCGCATCAACGTGGTGATCCCGCCGCTGGCGCTGGAAGGCCCGGTGGTGTCGATCCGCAAGTTCCGCAAGGACCCGATGACGCCTGCTGACCTGCAGGCGCTGGGCACCATGAGCCCCGAGATCTGCGACCTGCTGCAGGCCGCGGTGCAGGCGCGCTGCAATATCCTGGTGAGTGGCGGCACCAGCTCGGGCAAGACTTCGCTGCTCAACGCGCTGGCCACCTTCGTGCCGACCACCGAGCGCGTCATCACCATCGAGGACACCGCCGAGCTGGCGCTGAACCACCCGCACGTGGTGCGGCTGGAAAGCCGTCCCGGCGGCTTCGAGGGCACCGGCGCGGTGTCGATCCGCGACCTGCTGCGCAACAGCCTGCGCATGCGTCCGGACCGCATCATCGTGGGTGAAGTGCGCGGCGGCGAGGTGCTGGAAATGCTGCAGGCGATGAGCACCGGCCACGACGGCTCGATGGGCACCATCCACGCCAGCAGCCCGCGCGAATGCCTGTACCGGCTGGAGATGCTGGCCGGTTTTGCCGGCTTCCAGGGCAGCGAGGCGAGCCTGCGCCGGCAGATCGCCAACGCCATCGACTTCATCGTGCAGATCGCGCGGCTTTCCAACGGCAAGCGCCGCATCGTCTCGATCACCGAGATCACCGGGCTGGGCGACAACATCATCTCCACCCAGGAGCTGTACCGCCACGAGCCCTTCATGAACCCGGACGGCACCGAGACCGACCGCTGGCTCTCGCTCGGCCTGCTGCCGCACTCGCCCAAGCTGGCGCGCATGCGCGGACAGGGCTTCATGCTGGACGATCGCTTCGATGTCTAG
- a CDS encoding type II secretion system F family protein, translating into MSSATLLLAAMALVITGLGLLLLASAQARARREQQQAFLQAQTEQVRLRYAQAPDPALQAPARDLRRRWDDFLRRADLAPTRRTAIVWITPVVLCTLAGAVAGQWLGAVSALIVALAVAAFAAWNRVRRLHKKLLSQLPGFLDGVVRLMTIGSSVPAAFQNSIANTEAPLRQCLVQAIHLQRAGKELDQAVLQVGRVYKVEELVLVASVLRLSVRYGGRADVVMERTAAFMRDREQAQRELMALSAETRLSAWILGLLPLVVAGGLFMLNAGYIMMMWKDPTGKSMLLSALALEIAGAFMLYRLAKSI; encoded by the coding sequence ATGTCTAGCGCCACGCTGCTGCTCGCCGCCATGGCCCTGGTCATCACCGGCCTGGGCCTGCTGCTGCTGGCCAGCGCGCAGGCGCGTGCACGCCGCGAGCAGCAGCAGGCCTTCCTGCAGGCGCAGACCGAGCAGGTGCGCCTGCGCTATGCGCAGGCGCCGGATCCGGCGCTGCAAGCGCCCGCGCGCGACCTGCGCCGCCGCTGGGACGACTTTCTGCGGCGTGCCGACCTGGCGCCGACGCGACGCACCGCCATCGTCTGGATCACGCCGGTGGTGCTGTGCACGCTGGCCGGCGCCGTGGCGGGGCAATGGCTGGGCGCGGTGTCGGCCCTCATCGTGGCGCTGGCCGTGGCGGCGTTCGCGGCATGGAACCGCGTGCGCCGCCTGCACAAGAAGCTGCTGTCGCAACTGCCCGGGTTCCTGGACGGCGTGGTGCGGCTGATGACGATCGGCAGCAGCGTGCCGGCGGCGTTCCAGAACTCCATCGCCAATACCGAGGCGCCGCTGCGCCAATGCCTGGTGCAGGCCATACACCTGCAGCGCGCCGGCAAGGAGCTGGACCAGGCGGTGCTGCAGGTCGGGCGCGTGTACAAGGTCGAGGAACTGGTGCTGGTGGCTTCCGTGCTGCGCCTATCAGTGCGCTACGGCGGCCGCGCCGATGTGGTGATGGAGCGCACCGCCGCCTTTATGCGCGACCGCGAACAGGCCCAGCGCGAGCTGATGGCGCTGTCGGCCGAGACCCGGCTGTCGGCGTGGATCCTGGGGCTGCTGCCGCTGGTGGTGGCCGGCGGCCTGTTCATGCTGAACGCGGGCTACATCATGATGATGTGGAAGGATCCCACCGGCAAATCGATGCTGCTGTCGGCCCTGGCGCTGGAAATTGCCGGGGCGTTCATGCTGTACCGGCTGGCCAAGTCGATCTGA
- a CDS encoding type II secretion system F family protein gives MDRLTLISLSLLVAACGVGVLTLPLLRDWRQRRLAARTIDGALARQRAAEAAQAAHAAQAAAPAAPGAQAAAKAGAAAPQGRGGAATAIGVQLGARVGERISAHWLDSRLGRAVVTPEDQQLLEQCGWYGPQSRMLFGVLRLGLPLALALAAMLWQVGAGAFAIVAWGFGTFALAYLAPKWHLRRRAAARLRMVDDELPVLIDMLRLLQGVGLSIDQSLQVIVAEFGSMLRVLGPELARANQQFASGRSREQTLLRIGRLFDSEDLKSLITLLTQVDKHGGAVQEPLRQFGLRMQEARKSRMKDEIGRLTVKMTAVMVVSLLPVLLILTAGPGFLGVIRMLAHMGGTR, from the coding sequence ATGGACCGCCTGACACTGATTTCGCTCAGCCTGCTGGTCGCCGCTTGCGGCGTGGGCGTACTGACGCTGCCGCTGTTGCGCGACTGGCGCCAGCGCCGGCTGGCGGCGCGCACCATCGACGGCGCGCTGGCCCGGCAGCGCGCGGCAGAAGCTGCCCAGGCCGCGCACGCCGCGCAGGCCGCAGCCCCCGCTGCGCCTGGCGCCCAGGCTGCGGCAAAGGCCGGTGCCGCAGCGCCGCAGGGCAGGGGCGGGGCGGCCACAGCGATTGGGGTGCAACTGGGCGCGCGCGTGGGCGAGCGCATCAGCGCTCACTGGCTGGATTCGCGCCTTGGGCGCGCGGTGGTGACGCCGGAAGACCAGCAGTTGCTGGAGCAATGCGGCTGGTACGGGCCGCAGTCGCGCATGCTGTTCGGCGTGCTGCGGCTGGGGTTGCCGTTGGCGCTGGCGCTGGCTGCCATGCTCTGGCAGGTGGGCGCGGGCGCCTTCGCCATCGTTGCGTGGGGCTTCGGCACGTTTGCGCTGGCCTACCTGGCCCCCAAGTGGCACCTGCGCCGCCGTGCCGCGGCCCGCCTGCGCATGGTCGATGACGAGCTGCCGGTGCTGATCGACATGCTGCGCCTGCTGCAGGGCGTGGGCCTGTCGATCGACCAGAGCCTGCAGGTGATCGTGGCCGAGTTCGGCAGCATGCTGCGCGTGCTGGGGCCGGAGCTGGCACGCGCGAATCAGCAGTTTGCCTCGGGACGCTCGCGCGAACAGACGCTCTTGCGCATCGGCCGGCTGTTCGACAGTGAAGACCTGAAGAGCCTGATCACGCTGCTGACGCAGGTCGACAAGCACGGCGGCGCGGTGCAGGAGCCGCTGCGCCAGTTCGGCCTGCGCATGCAGGAGGCGCGCAAATCGCGCATGAAGGACGAGATCGGCCGGCTCACGGTCAAGATGACTGCGGTGATGGTGGTAAGCCTGCTGCCGGTGCTGCTGATCCTGACCGCGGGCCCCGGCTTTCTAGGGGTGATCCGCATGCTGGCACATATGGGAGGGACGCGATGA
- a CDS encoding tetratricopeptide repeat protein: MTRSVGPALGRISKTAACLLLAALSGCAANQNGAAAMHEQAEAQVELAKLRDKTARAEYSEQAVYLGLIRKMQQDGLYFASLAHIEVYVKRFGAGPEIQAMRADALRETGQDKAATDAYQQLAATSQGEQAAHAHHGLGLLAGRQDDFARAVTELRQAAALDPVNPRISGDLGYALMRAGALQDARVPVMQALELDAHNPRVISNAVVWLMADGKRAQANAMMQKAALPEATRSAIRKEADRIARATAARDRAAARPAPAVRAPSKPATTAPATSVAAVAATAGATP; this comes from the coding sequence ATGACGCGCTCAGTCGGTCCGGCGCTGGGCCGGATCTCCAAAACGGCGGCATGCCTGCTGCTGGCGGCGCTGTCCGGCTGCGCCGCCAATCAGAACGGCGCCGCGGCCATGCATGAGCAGGCGGAGGCCCAGGTGGAACTGGCCAAGCTGCGCGACAAGACCGCTCGCGCCGAATACAGCGAGCAGGCGGTCTACCTGGGCCTGATCCGCAAGATGCAGCAGGACGGACTTTACTTCGCCTCGCTGGCGCATATCGAGGTCTACGTGAAGCGCTTCGGCGCCGGCCCGGAGATCCAGGCCATGCGCGCCGATGCGCTGCGTGAGACCGGGCAGGACAAGGCTGCCACCGATGCTTACCAGCAACTTGCAGCGACGTCGCAGGGCGAACAGGCCGCGCATGCGCACCACGGGCTCGGCCTGCTGGCGGGGCGCCAGGATGACTTTGCGCGCGCCGTCACCGAGCTGCGCCAGGCCGCCGCGCTCGACCCCGTCAATCCGCGCATCTCCGGCGACCTGGGCTACGCACTGATGCGTGCCGGCGCGCTGCAGGACGCGCGCGTGCCGGTGATGCAGGCGCTGGAACTGGACGCGCACAATCCGCGTGTGATCAGCAACGCCGTGGTGTGGCTGATGGCCGACGGCAAGCGCGCGCAGGCCAACGCCATGATGCAGAAGGCCGCACTGCCCGAAGCCACGCGCAGCGCCATCCGCAAGGAAGCCGACCGCATCGCCCGCGCCACCGCGGCGCGCGACCGCGCAGCGGCCCGTCCTGCGCCGGCAGTGCGGGCGCCATCGAAACCCGCCACGACCGCACCGGCCACCTCGGTGGCGGCCGTGGCCGCAACAGCAGGGGCTACCCCATGA
- a CDS encoding DUF3613 domain-containing protein produces MTAIFRIAIPALCLLMLALAAQAQTDRATTEAATTGMPAGSPAQREIGADTRAILAIQREGTQAGPMLPMHGEQAALGYERYMNSFRFALPEFYTGQANASTARSGSAGQMLGGK; encoded by the coding sequence ATGACCGCCATATTCCGCATTGCCATCCCTGCGCTCTGCCTGCTGATGCTGGCGCTCGCCGCGCAGGCGCAGACCGACCGTGCCACGACCGAAGCCGCCACCACCGGCATGCCGGCAGGCAGCCCCGCACAACGCGAGATCGGCGCCGACACGCGTGCCATCCTCGCCATCCAGCGCGAAGGCACGCAGGCCGGCCCCATGCTGCCGATGCACGGCGAGCAGGCGGCGCTGGGCTATGAGCGCTACATGAACAGCTTCCGCTTCGCGCTGCCGGAGTTCTACACGGGGCAGGCCAACGCCAGCACCGCGCGCTCCGGCTCCGCTGGCCAGATGCTGGGCGGCAAATGA
- a CDS encoding TadG family pilus assembly protein, translating into MSLRQPRLRRAPRSARGAISVMAALLIATVAIAALVSIDVGHVFMRQRQLQNMVDLAAMSAAQQLKRADSAANLNAAVLGTVRNIGAKNGYPSGIAMGCGDATGGSADAMTACLGVWDPASGGPRHFSAAYNPAQVSPNAVRVQATQTVPILFVINGGGGRQLFAESIASGSPPVAAFSLATGLLDVSTANSMLSVLLGNTVSLSLVDWQGLVNTNVTLDQLRLKADVGTVDQLLNTSLNLRDFYALVLGAAGRDALLTTMLGSPPTALGASGAAATVSLARLLDLGVMAPAASSAVEVGLNVAQLLLASAQVARGDTAVALPLNIPKLPLGLGGISANLRVIEPPVTAAGPARQLSSNPDTWQTTASASQVKLTLMLQITANILKPVLDANLNVPLYLDVANATADLTKLQCAANPGDRRATMHVKSGLVTACLTDGCTSSDVVLGQAKLGLFDIADVIATDVPRYGSTAGQEVTLAPGGHAQVGTADPFGGLFSQVLALKVRTKLLGILSVPIDLGPLLAPVGAALDALVPPLLNSLGIQLGTADLWVHSIDCNNAELVY; encoded by the coding sequence ATGAGCTTGCGCCAGCCGCGGCTGCGCCGGGCACCTCGATCCGCGCGCGGCGCCATCAGTGTGATGGCGGCGCTGCTGATCGCCACCGTGGCGATCGCCGCGCTGGTGTCGATCGACGTGGGGCATGTGTTCATGCGCCAGCGGCAGTTGCAGAACATGGTGGACCTGGCCGCGATGTCGGCGGCGCAGCAGCTCAAGCGGGCGGATAGCGCGGCGAATCTCAACGCCGCTGTGCTGGGTACGGTCAGAAATATCGGTGCGAAGAACGGGTATCCGTCGGGCATTGCCATGGGTTGCGGCGATGCCACCGGTGGCAGCGCGGATGCCATGACTGCCTGCCTTGGCGTGTGGGATCCGGCGAGCGGCGGGCCCAGGCATTTCAGCGCTGCCTACAATCCGGCCCAGGTGTCGCCCAATGCCGTGCGCGTTCAGGCCACGCAGACTGTGCCGATCCTGTTCGTGATCAATGGGGGGGGCGGCCGGCAACTGTTTGCGGAATCGATTGCCAGTGGCAGTCCGCCGGTGGCGGCGTTTTCGCTGGCTACTGGGTTGCTGGACGTCTCCACTGCCAACAGCATGCTGAGTGTGTTGCTGGGCAATACGGTGAGCTTGTCGTTGGTGGACTGGCAGGGACTGGTCAATACCAACGTGACGCTGGACCAGTTGCGGCTCAAAGCGGATGTCGGCACGGTGGACCAGCTGCTGAATACTTCATTGAACCTGCGTGATTTCTACGCGCTGGTGCTTGGCGCCGCTGGCCGCGACGCGCTGCTGACGACGATGCTGGGCAGCCCGCCAACCGCGCTTGGGGCCAGCGGGGCGGCGGCTACGGTGTCACTGGCCAGGCTGCTTGATCTGGGTGTGATGGCGCCTGCGGCATCGTCGGCGGTGGAGGTGGGCCTGAACGTGGCGCAGTTGCTGCTGGCCTCCGCGCAGGTGGCGCGAGGGGATACGGCAGTTGCCCTGCCGCTGAACATACCCAAGCTCCCGCTTGGCCTGGGGGGCATCAGCGCCAACCTGCGCGTCATCGAGCCGCCGGTGACGGCGGCGGGTCCGGCGCGACAGCTCTCCAGCAACCCTGACACCTGGCAGACGACCGCAAGCGCGTCCCAGGTAAAACTGACCCTGATGCTCCAGATCACCGCCAATATCCTGAAACCGGTACTGGACGCCAACTTGAACGTGCCGCTCTATCTCGATGTGGCCAACGCCACCGCCGACCTGACCAAGCTGCAATGCGCGGCAAATCCTGGGGACCGCCGTGCCACGATGCACGTCAAGAGCGGTCTCGTCACGGCGTGCCTCACCGATGGCTGCACAAGTAGCGATGTGGTGCTCGGCCAGGCTAAGCTGGGGCTGTTCGACATTGCGGACGTGATTGCCACGGACGTCCCACGCTATGGCAGCACGGCTGGCCAGGAGGTCACGCTGGCACCGGGCGGGCATGCGCAAGTTGGTACTGCCGATCCGTTTGGCGGGTTGTTCTCCCAAGTGCTGGCCCTGAAGGTGCGGACCAAGCTGCTGGGGATCCTTAGCGTGCCCATCGATCTCGGCCCGCTACTCGCGCCGGTCGGGGCAGCGCTCGACGCGCTGGTCCCGCCGCTGCTCAACAGCCTCGGCATCCAGCTAGGCACCGCCGACCTCTGGGTCCACAGCATCGACTGCAACAATGCCGAACTGGTGTACTGA
- a CDS encoding sigma 54-interacting transcriptional regulator, whose amino-acid sequence MKTDRWAYENLEVYVWEGKYEIADRVTRFLAPLGVDVIRAGALEALPAEPRLKPCIAVISVSVIGAARFSLDWEAAHGMPVIWVAGPGREADPGRFPPEYAHILADDFTGADLRSQIGKLLPQLLATDAPGEREADLVAGSPAMRQLLQHVETFADFGSNVMLYGETGAGKERIARLFHERNGTYGKGPFVAVNCGAIPDGLFESQFFGHAKGAFTGASFAHRGYFEQANGGTLFLDEIGDLPLFQQVKLLRVLEENVITRLGSTLAVKLDFRLVAATNKDLRDAVRQGRFRADLFFRLAVIEMRIPSLEERGQADKVALLQSFLRHMLGESGFDALPPMPDWLKGAVGTAYFTGNVRELRNLAERVGITVQQTGHWDEERIRPLFRSLHPGAFDGGERNDLRADTEERRRILAALDANGWRRQDTAASLGISRKVLWEKMRKYQIADSEAEPV is encoded by the coding sequence ATGAAGACAGACCGCTGGGCCTACGAAAACCTTGAAGTCTACGTGTGGGAAGGCAAGTACGAGATTGCCGACCGCGTCACGCGTTTCCTGGCGCCGCTGGGCGTGGACGTGATCCGCGCCGGCGCGCTCGAAGCCTTGCCCGCCGAGCCGCGCCTGAAGCCCTGCATCGCGGTGATCAGCGTGTCGGTGATTGGCGCGGCGCGCTTCTCGCTGGACTGGGAGGCCGCGCACGGCATGCCGGTGATCTGGGTGGCCGGCCCGGGCCGCGAGGCCGATCCCGGACGCTTTCCGCCGGAGTACGCGCATATCCTTGCCGATGACTTCACCGGCGCCGACCTGCGCAGCCAGATCGGCAAGCTGCTGCCGCAACTGCTGGCCACGGACGCGCCGGGCGAGCGCGAGGCCGACCTCGTGGCCGGTTCTCCGGCGATGCGCCAGCTGCTGCAGCATGTGGAAACCTTTGCCGACTTCGGCAGCAACGTGATGCTGTATGGCGAAACCGGTGCGGGCAAGGAACGCATCGCGCGCCTGTTTCATGAGCGCAACGGCACCTACGGAAAGGGGCCGTTCGTCGCGGTCAACTGCGGCGCGATCCCTGACGGCTTGTTCGAGTCGCAGTTCTTCGGCCATGCCAAGGGCGCGTTCACCGGCGCCTCATTCGCGCACCGTGGCTATTTCGAGCAGGCCAACGGCGGCACGCTGTTTCTCGATGAAATCGGTGACCTGCCGCTGTTCCAGCAGGTCAAGCTGCTGCGCGTGCTCGAAGAGAACGTGATCACCCGGCTTGGCTCGACCCTGGCGGTCAAGCTGGATTTCCGGCTGGTGGCGGCAACCAACAAGGACCTGCGCGACGCGGTGCGGCAGGGGCGCTTCCGCGCCGACCTGTTCTTCCGCCTGGCGGTGATCGAGATGCGCATCCCCAGCCTGGAAGAGCGTGGCCAGGCCGACAAGGTGGCGCTGCTGCAGTCGTTCCTGCGCCATATGCTGGGGGAATCCGGCTTCGACGCATTGCCGCCGATGCCGGACTGGCTCAAGGGCGCGGTCGGCACCGCCTATTTCACCGGCAATGTGCGCGAGCTGCGCAACCTGGCCGAGCGTGTGGGCATCACCGTTCAGCAGACCGGGCACTGGGACGAAGAGCGCATCCGGCCGCTGTTCCGCTCGCTGCATCCGGGTGCGTTCGATGGCGGCGAGCGCAACGACCTGCGTGCCGATACGGAAGAACGCCGCCGCATCCTGGCCGCGCTCGATGCCAATGGCTGGCGGCGGCAGGACACGGCGGCAAGCCTGGGCATCAGCCGCAAGGTGCTGTGGGAAAAGATGCGCAAGTACCAGATCGCCGACAGCGAGGCCGAGCCGGTGTGA
- a CDS encoding YgiW/YdeI family stress tolerance OB fold protein — translation MKRILTATALTLALGLAATGASAQYTGPSAIPAMTVKALQAEGKDDQHAMLRGKIVSNVGHEHYLFSDGTGQMKVKVKARLWPAQKPVDAQTTVELVGEYDKELIGESHFDVKEIRLQ, via the coding sequence ATGAAACGCATTTTGACCGCCACTGCCCTGACGCTCGCCCTGGGCCTGGCCGCCACCGGCGCCAGCGCCCAGTACACCGGCCCGTCGGCCATCCCGGCGATGACCGTCAAGGCGCTGCAGGCGGAAGGCAAGGACGACCAGCATGCCATGCTGCGCGGCAAGATCGTCAGCAACGTCGGCCACGAGCACTACCTGTTCTCGGACGGCACCGGCCAGATGAAGGTGAAAGTCAAGGCCAGGCTCTGGCCGGCACAGAAGCCGGTGGATGCGCAGACCACGGTGGAACTGGTCGGCGAGTACGACAAGGAGCTGATTGGCGAATCGCACTTCGACGTGAAGGAGATCCGCCTGCAGTGA
- a CDS encoding exonuclease SbcCD subunit D — MRFLHTADWHLGRLFHARSLLEDQAHILDQFVELVRTERPDAVLIAGDVYDRAVPPPEAVALLDDVLGRIVIDTGVPVVMIAGNHDSAQRLEFGARLMRAQGLHVAGRTLAEAACVTLHDAHGEVRIYALPYAEPAVVRDAMGTDLPSHEAALRAQLDAIRAVHPPGVRAVVVGHAFVVGGAASESERPLSVGGSGAVAADLFAGFDLVALGHLHRPQTLGGGRVHYAGSLLKYSLSECAHDKSVSSIELGADGAVTITPVALQALRDVRVVEGELAQVLAAGADDPQRDDYIHARLTDTGALLDPMARLRQVYPNALAIERTVLARTGTASEAGRKLRQLGTGELFANFFREVADAELEPDQRAVLDQVLTGIAAADRESA, encoded by the coding sequence TTGCGTTTCCTTCACACCGCCGACTGGCATCTCGGCCGGCTCTTCCATGCGCGCAGCCTGCTGGAAGACCAGGCCCATATCCTCGACCAGTTTGTCGAACTGGTCCGCACCGAACGCCCCGACGCCGTGCTGATCGCCGGCGACGTCTACGACCGCGCCGTGCCGCCGCCCGAGGCGGTGGCATTGCTCGACGACGTGCTGGGCCGCATCGTCATCGACACCGGCGTGCCGGTGGTGATGATCGCGGGCAACCACGACAGCGCGCAGCGGCTGGAATTCGGCGCGCGGCTGATGCGGGCCCAGGGCCTGCACGTGGCCGGCCGCACGCTGGCCGAGGCTGCCTGCGTGACGCTGCACGATGCCCACGGCGAGGTGCGCATCTACGCGCTGCCGTATGCGGAGCCGGCGGTGGTGCGCGATGCCATGGGCACCGACCTGCCATCGCATGAAGCCGCGCTGCGCGCGCAGCTCGATGCCATCCGCGCGGTGCATCCGCCGGGCGTGCGTGCCGTGGTGGTGGGCCACGCCTTCGTGGTGGGCGGCGCGGCAAGCGAATCGGAACGGCCGCTGTCGGTGGGCGGCAGCGGCGCGGTGGCCGCGGACCTGTTCGCCGGCTTCGACCTGGTGGCATTGGGTCACCTGCACCGGCCGCAGACGCTGGGCGGCGGGCGCGTCCACTATGCGGGCTCGCTGCTGAAGTACTCGCTGTCAGAGTGCGCGCACGACAAATCAGTGTCGAGTATCGAGCTGGGCGCGGACGGTGCCGTCACCATCACGCCAGTGGCGCTGCAGGCGCTGCGCGACGTGCGCGTGGTGGAAGGCGAACTGGCGCAAGTGCTGGCAGCGGGGGCCGATGACCCGCAACGCGATGACTATATCCATGCGCGGCTCACCGATACCGGCGCACTGCTGGACCCGATGGCCAGGCTGCGGCAGGTCTATCCCAATGCGCTCGCGATCGAGCGGACTGTGCTGGCGCGCACCGGCACGGCCTCGGAGGCCGGACGCAAGCTGCGGCAGCTGGGAACCGGCGAGCTCTTTGCCAACTTCTTCCGCGAAGTGGCGGATGCCGAGCTGGAACCGGACCAGCGTGCCGTGCTCGACCAGGTGCTGACCGGGATCGCCGCCGCGGACAGGGAGTCGGCATGA